AAAATGACTTTGAATAAATTTGCACTTCTGCTCTCACCTGTTATCTTTTGGCAAAAAGCATAATGTCGTTTTTCCTCAGTGATTAATTTACGAAGTATTTTTTTATTTTCTTCATTTTTTTCACTAGCTTCGAGTAACGTATAGATAGCGGTATCATCTGCTTCATTTTGTAGCTGTTTTAAAGCACGTTTTTTATCTAGCATAAATTCCCCTTTTTAAATTTTGTAAGATTTTGGATTTTGAAGTGTAATATTAGTATGGTGCGATCAGCGAGACTCGAACTCGCACACCTAGCGGCACTACCCCCTCAAGATAGCGTGTCTACCAATTCCACCATGATCGCAAAAAGAGTAAAAGCCCCAAAAAGGGGCTAAATTTAAGCTTTACGCTTAGCCAAGCATTGGGTTTGCGTAAAGAACAATAAGTGTAATAACAAGTGCGTAGATAACTTGTGCTTCGATCATCGCAAGAGCGATAAACATTGTAGTCATAAGTTTGCTACCAACACCTGGGTTTCTAGCTGTTCCGCTAATTGTTGCAGCAGCTGTATTACCCATACCAATAGCACCACCAAGGGCTGCAAGGCCAAGACCAATACCACCAGCGATAACTGAATATGATCTAATCATCTCGCCATCAGCGCCAAATGCAAATGCAGCAAGACCAAGAATTAAAAACACGATCTTTTTCATCGTTGCTCCTTTAAAATTTTAAAGCTCTTTCGGATCTGTCCCCTACTTAAACTTTGTGAGCCGTAATATTACAAAAACAAAACTTTGTTTCAAATAAAAACACTAAAAATTTAAATTGCCCATAAAAAATTCTTGGCTTAGAAAAATAAAAGTTTTTTTATGTTATCTTTGAAAAAATTAATTTATTCTTAATCTCAGGTAATCAATGATAAATGAAAAATTTTCAAAAATAGGCTTTGTTCTTGCTATGGCAGGATCGGCTGTTGGACTTGGTAATGCATGGAAATTTCCAACAATGGTAGGAAACAATGGTGGCTCAGCGTTTATAATTTTATATTTACTTCTCACGTTTGCTATCGCTTTTGTAGCGTTTTTAGCGGAGCTTAGCATTGGTAAGCTTGGTGAGAGTGACGTTGTAAGCTCCATTTATAAACTTGCTCCAAAACATAAAAAAATATGGTCCCTTTCAGGCTTTTTTATGATAGGAGCGATACTTATTGCTTCGTTTTATATGGTTGTCATTGGCTGGATATTAAAGTATATTTATCTTGGCTTTTCGCCACTTTTGGCTGATACTAAAGAAGCAGCAGCGCAGTTTAATACGCTTTTATCAAATGATTTAAGTAGTGCTATTGTTTGTTTTAGCTTGGTTTTTTTAATGGTATTTTTTGCTGTTTCAAAAGGTGTGAAAAGTGGCATTGAAAAGCTAAATATCTGGATGATGCCGGGTCTTTTTATACTGCTTGTTTGTATACTTTTTTATGCAATTAGCATGGGTGATGGCTTTGTTAAGGCGGCTAAATTTTTATTTGTGCCAAATTTTAGTGCGATCACGCCAGATGTTGTTTTGCAAGCTCTTGGACTTGCGTTCTTCTCGCTATCTATGGGTGTCGGCGTCATACCGACATACGCTGCAAATTTACCGGAGCAGACAAATCTTATAAAATCAACGCTTTCTATCATCTTTATAAACATATTAATAGGCATTATAATGGGACTTGTGGTCTTTACATTTATATTTGCTTATGGAGCTGATAGTACGGCAAGTGGACCAGGGCTTATTTTCATCTCGCTTGTTACGCTTTTTGCAAAGCTTGGGATAGTTGGCAATATTATGGCCATCGCATTTTTTGTTTCACTTTTATTTGCTGGTGTTACAAGTGCTGTTTCAATGATTGAACCATTTGCTTATTATTTGGTTAGAAAATTTGAAATTTCACGCAAAATGGCTCTTGTTTATATTGGAATTTTTGTCTATATTTTAGGCCTTTTTTGTATTTTTTCATATTATGCGCAGACGGCTAATATCTTTAGTATTTTTGGTAAGCCAGTCTTTGATGCACTTGATTTTCTTACTTCAAATATAATGATGCCAATAGGTGCCATAATTTTTAGTTTTTTTGTTGGCTATAAACTTAAAAAAGAGAGCCTATATCTACTCTTTGGTGAATTTATGGGAAAAGTATTTTTTGAAATTTGGTACTTCACTCTAAGATACATCGTTCCAGTTGCAATTTGTGCCATCATGATCTATCAAATAGCAGGTAAATGATGGATAGATTTAGTAAAGTTGGTTTTGTTCTATCTATCATTGGAGCAGCTATTGGCCTTGGTAATGCGTGGAAATTTCCATATATGGTCGGTAGTAATGGTGGTTCAGCGTTTATACTTATATATCTATTTTTTGCTTTTGTCGTTGGGCTTAGCATATTTTTTGCCGAGATGGCGATGGGTAAAATTTCTCGTCTTGATACGGTTGGGGCATTTAAAAGTCTAGCTGCAAAGGGGGCAAATTCTTGGAAATTTGCTGGTGTTGTGATGGTGACAGGGTTATTCATCGCATCTTTTTATACGCTCATTATCGGCTGGGTTTTAAAATACGTTATCTTAAGTCTTGGTGAGCTTCCAAAAGATATGGCAAGCTCAGAAGCGCTTTTTGTAAATTTTACTTCAAAGGGCATAGAGGAGCAAATTTTATACTTTAGTATCGCTTTTTTTGCCTACTTTTTTATACTTACAAAAGGTATAAAAAGTGGAATAGAACGTATAAATGTATATCTTATTCCAGCGCTTTTTATTTTGCTTTTGCTTATGCTTGGCTACTCTTTTGGCATGAATGGATTTGATGAGGCGGCTAAATTTTTACTTGTACCTGATTTTTCAAAGATAGATCAAAGCGCTATCTTAAATGCTCTTGGGTTAGCTTTTTTTACGATGTGTATTGGCATTGGCTGCATTTTAACTTACTCATCAAGCCTAGGCAATGATACAAATTTATTTACTTCATCACTTTATGTAGTCTTTGCAAATATAATTATTAGTGTGATTATCGGACTTATAGTTTTTACATTCACCTATGAATTTGGCTCAGAGCCATCAAAGGGCGCAGGGTTAGCGTTTATCTCGCTTCCAACGCTTTTTGCAAAGCTTGGTTTGCTTGGAAATTTCTTAGCTTTTGCATTTTTTACATCTTTATTTTTTGCTGGTATAACATCGGTTATTTCACTAGTTGAACCATTTATATTTTTCTTAAATAAAAGCTTGGGATTTAGTAGAAATAGATCAATTATTATTGTCGGCGCCGTAGTTTATCTTTTAGGGATTTTATGTGCATTAAGCGGCATTGGCGATTTTAAAGAAGCACTTACATTTTTTGGCAAGAGCTTTTTTGATTTGCTTGATTATCTTAGCTCAAACATTATGCTCCCACTTGGTGGCATTATATTTGCCATTTTTGTTGGGTACTTTATGAAATTTGAGCTTTTAAAAGAACTTTTCTTGCCTTATATGGGTGAGATTGTTTTTAAAATTTGGTATTTTTTAATAAGGTTTGTGGCACCAGTTCTAGTTTTTGTGGTGTTAGTAAGGGAGATTGCATAATGGCAAAAGAACAGTTTTCTAAAATAGGTTATGTTTTAGCAGTTGCAGGGTCAGCTGTTGGACTTGGCAATGCGTGGAAATTTCCATATATGGTCGGTGAAAATGGCGGATCGGCATTTGTTATTTTATATCTTTTGATAACGTTTTTAGTTGGCATACCTATCTTTATGGCAGAGCTAAGTATTGGCAAACTTAGTGAGAGCGATAGTGTAAATGCCTTTAGAAAGTTGGCGGATAAAAATAAAAATTTATGGCAACTAGTTGGAATTTTAGCTATGGTAACCGCAGCTATAATCTCATCTTATTATATTGTTATCATCGGCTGGGTCTTTAAGTATTTCACACTATCTTTTACCGGTCTTCCAAACGATATAGAAAGTTCAAAAGTAATATTTAACGAGCTTCTTACACATGGTCTTGGCGAGCAGACGCTTTATTTTGTTATAGCATTTGTAGCTTGCTTTTTTATCCTTTCAAAAGGTGTGAAAAGTGGTATTGAAAAGCTAAATGTTTGGATGATGCCAAGCCTATTTATCATGGTTTTAATCATGCTTATCTTTTCTATGACGATGAATGGCTTTACAAAATCGGCTGAGTTTTTACTTGTTCCTGACTTTAGCAAAATTTCATTTAACTCGCTCTTGCTTGCTCTTGGGCTTGCTTTTTGGACACTATCTCTTGGTATGGCAGCGATCATTACATATTCAGCTAGCCTAAGCGATGATACAAATTTAGCCACTTCTACGCTAAGTATCGTTTTTATAAACATCGTCTTAGCCATCATGATGGGTCTTGTTATCTTTACATTTATATTTGAATTTGGCGCAGAGCCGTCTCAAGGACCAGGACTTGTCTTTATCTCGCTTCCAACGCTCTTTGCAAAGCTTGGTGTGATAGGTCAAATTTTAGCTGTGGCATTTTTTGCTGCACTTATCTTTGCTGGCATTACTTCGGCTATCTCTATCGTAGAGCCGTTTGTATTTTTCTTGATCAGAGAGTATGGCATTAGCAGGATAAAAGCTCTTAGCATAGTTGGAGCTGGTGTTTTTGTATTAGGATTTTTATGTCTTTTATCAAATATAGAAAATGTTGGCGACAAATTTATGCTCTTTGGTAAAAATTTCTTTGATTTTCTTGACTTTACCGCTTCAAATGTTCTGCTTCCAATTAGTGGTATAGGTGGAGCGATATTTGTTGGATATTTTATGAAAAGAGAGGCACTTTATGTGCTATTTAGTCCATATATGAGTGACTTTGTATTTAGTGCGTGGTATTTTTTATTAAGATATGTGGCGCCAGTTTGCGTCTTTATCATCATGATAAATAAATTGTTTTTTTAAGGGTTGTTTATGCAAAAAGTTGAGAAATTTTTTGATAAGGTTGGCGATATAGTCGGCTATATTTGCATGTTTGTTATGGCTTTGATGATAATAGACGTCTTTTTTAACGTTGTGGCAAGATATTTTTTCTCTTATGGAAACGTTGCATTTCAGGAGCTTGAGTGGCATTTTTTTGCTGTGATATTTTTGCTTGGTATGAGCTATGCATTAAAAGAAGATGCACACGTTAGAGTTGATATATTTTATGCTAAATTTTCACCAAAGAACAAAGCTCTTGTAAATATGATAGGAACTGTTATTTTTGTAATTCCATTTGCACTTTTAGTTTCAAATTTATCGTTTGAATTTGTGAGTGATGCTTATACTTCAGCTGAAGCTAGTGCGGATCCAGGCGGTCTTACTCACAGATGGATCATAAAAGCACTTATTCCTTTTTCTTTTTATCTACTTGTATTTTTTGCGATTGGCTTTTTTATAAGAAATTTTAATCTTTACAAAAAAGCTAAAAAGGGGGAATAATGGCTGGTTTGATAATGTTTATAGCTGCGCTTTTGATGCTAGGCATTGGCTTTCCAGTAGCCTTTACCTTTGGTGCGGTTTCTATGATATTTGGCATGATTGGTAGTATTGTTGAGAGTATTGGAGACGGAGATGGGCTACTTGGAAGTATCGAAGTTTTCAAAGATATGTTTAACTTCATGCCATATAGAATTTTCTCTATCATGGAGAGTAGAATTTTTATAGCAGTTCCACTTTTTGTATTTATGGGCGTCGTGCTTCAAAAGTCAAAACTAGCTGAGAGGCTACTTGAGAGTATGGGTATGCTTTTTGGAGAAATTCGCGGAGGCATTGCTATTAGCACTATCTTGGTTGGAGCACTTCTTGCAGCTTCAACTGGTGTTGTTGGTGCAAGTGTCGTTGCAATGGGCGTTATAAGCTTACCTGTTATGTTAAAGTATAAATACGACCAAGCGCTAGGTTGTGGCACTATATGTGCCGCTGGTACGCTTGGACAGATCATTCCACCTTCTATCGTGCTAATTATCTTGGGTGATATATTTTCAGTGCCAGTTGGTGAGCTTTTTCATCAAGCCATCATCCCAGGACTCACGCTAGTAGCAGTTTATATCATTTATATTTTGATTGTTGCTTATTTGAAACCAGATACCGCACCAGTAGTAAAAGATGAGAGCGGTGTTAGTAAATTTAAGCAGATCATGAGAGCACTAATCGCTATCTTTCCGCCACTTTTACTGGTTATTTGCGTATTGGGTTCTATATTTGCAGGTATCGCTACACCAACTGAAAGTTCAGCTTTTGGCTGCGTCGGAGCCATTATTTTAGCTATTTTTTATAGGACATTTTCATTTTCTATGATAAAAGAGGCATTGGCTGAAAGCGTAAAAACCACAGCACTTGTCTTTGCCATACTTGTTGGTGCGACAGCCTTTTCTATGGTATTTAGTTACACTGGTGGCGATGAGATTGTTGAAAAATTTATGACAAATTTGCCAGGCGAGAAGTGGGGCTTTATCATTTTTAGTATGGTTGTCATCTTTGTACTTGGCTTTTTTATCGACTTTGTTGAAATTTCATACATTGTGCTTCCTATCTTGGTGCCAATAGCCGCAAAGCTTGGTATAAATCCAATTTATCTAGCAATCTTAGTTGCTATGAATTTACAAACTTCATTTTTGACGCCGCCATTTGGTTTTAGCTTATTTTTCCTAAGGTCAGTCGCACCAGCTGAGATAAAAACGACTGCTATTTATAAAGGCGTTGTGCCTTATATTTTTATTCAGCTTGCTGTACTTGTATTTTTCTGCGTCTTTCTAATGGAATTAAAGCCAATGCTTGATGCGAGCCACGGCGGATTATTAAACTTCTTACTCTCACTTTTTAAATGATATAAAAGTTTTTGGTTGTAAAATACCAAAAAACAAGCAAAATGGCTAATTTGAGTTTCTAATCAATTTAGCCATTTTCTATGAACTCTTTAAATAAATTTATAAAATTAATGAGGTGGGTGATGGCGAAGAAATTTATCGATGTTATGGATACGACCTTTAGAGATGGCTTTCAGTCAGTTTATGGCGCTAGAGTGCTTATGAATGACTTTTTGCCTGCGCTTGAAGCAGCCAAAGAGGCTGGCATAGAGCATTTTGAATTTGGCGGTGGGGCTAGATTTCAAAGCCTTTATTTTTACCTAAATGAAGACGCTTTTGCGATGATGGATAAATTTAGAAGCATCGTAGGACCAAAAGCAAATCTTCAAACCCTAAGCAGGGGCGTAAATACCGTCACACTTGATACTGGCAGCCGTGAGCTAATCGACCTTCACGCAAAGCTTTTCAAAAAACATGGAACCACCACCATTAGAAATTTTGACGCACTAAATGACGTTGAAAATTTAAAATATTCAGGCGAGAGGATCGCTCATCACGGACTAAAACATGAAGTTGTTGTTACGATGATGGATCTGCCCAGTGGCTGTGTGGGAGCACATGATGTTAAATTTTATGAGAAAATTTTAAGAGAAATTTTAGATGCAAACATCCCTTATCACAGTGTTTGCTTTAAAGATGCAAGTGGCACAAGTAGCCCACAAAAGGTCTATGAAACCATAAAAATGGCTAGAAAATTATTGCCAGAAAAAACTCATATCAGACTTCATACACATGAAACAGCAGGCGTAAGTGTGGCTTGCTATCTTGCAGCGCTTGAAGCCGGCGTTGATGGAATAGATCTAGCCGCAAGCCCAGTAAGTGGTGGTACAAGTCAGCCAGATATCTTAACTATGCTTCACGCAGTAAAAGGCAAAAACTACGATCTTGGCGGACTTGACGTGGAGAAAATTTTAAAATATGAAAGCGTTTTGAATGATTGCTTAAAAGAGTATTTCTTGCCACCTGAGGCCGTACAAGTAAGCCCACTCATACCATTTTCACCGATGCCTGGTGGCGCGCTTACAGCAAATACCCAGATGATGAGAGATAACAACATCTTAGATAAATTTCCAGAGGTTATCCTTGCGATGCGTGAAGTGGTGCAAAAGGGTGGATACGGTACTTCAGTGACTCCTGTTAGCCAGTTTTACTTCCAACAAGCGTTTAATAATGTAATGTTTGGCAAGTGGAAAAAGATAGCTGAGGGATACGGTAAAATGGTGCTTGGCTACTTTGGCAAGACACCAGTTACGCCTGATAAAGAGATCATCAAGCTTGCAAGCGAGCAACTAGGCTTAAAACCAACTACAAAACACGCAGTTGATATAGCTGATAAAGATGAGAGTAAGTCGCTTGCTCACGTAAAAGAAATTCTAAAGCAAAACAATATAAAAACTACCGAAGAAAATATATTTATAGCAGCAGCTTGTAAAGAAAAGGGTATCGCATTCTTAAAAGGCGAAGCCAAAGTAAATGTTAGAAAGATCGACCCAAATGCTAAAGCAAACGAGGGCAGACAAACTCAAAGTGGCAGATATAGTGTCGTTGTAAATGGTAGCCGCTACAATGTCGAAGTAAGCGAAGGTTTTAACGATGGCATCCAAGTAAAATCAATCACCGGAGTTGAAGGCAAGAGCGTAAAAAATACTAAAAGTGCAGCAGCAGGTGCAACTGAAAATGATATCGTTGCTAGCTTGCCGGGTGCTGTGCATAAAATTTTAGTAAGTCCTGGCGATCAAGTCAAAAAAGGGCAAGCTGTAGTCGTGCTTGAAGCAATGAAGATGGAGATAGAGGTCAAAGCCCCAAAAGATGGTGTGATAGGATCTATTGAAGTTAGCAAAGGTCAAAGCGTCGCGAACAATCAAGTGGTGGCTAAATTTAAATAAATTTGCCACTTTTAAAAAGATAGTGTTAAGCGAAATTTGATTAACATTTTGATGACTTTTAGGTCAGAAGTTATAAAGAAATGAAAATTTTAAAGGAAACAACATGATAAATAAATTAGACGAGCTAGGTCTAAAAGAGATCAAAAAGATAAATCACAATCTAAGCTACGACGAGCTTTTTGAGCTTGAAAAGACAAATAACGAGGGCAGGGTTTCAAGCAACGGCACGTTTATGGTAGATACGGGAATTTTTACTGGAAGAAGCCCAAAAGATAAGTACTTTGTCAAACAAGATCCAAGTCAGAAGTATATCGCTTGGGGCAAGATAAATCAGCCTATTACAAAAGAGCTATTTGATAAACTTCTTAAAAAAGCAAAAGAGCAGCTAAGTGGCAAAGAAATTTTCATCCAAGATGCATTTTGTGGAGCTAGCAAAAAGAGCCAAAAATCAGTCCGTTTTGTTACCGAAGTAGCGTGGCAAGCACATTTTGTAAAAAATATGTTTATCCGCCCAAGTGAGGCAGAGCTAGCTAAATTTGAGCCTGATTTTGTAGTATATAACGCTTGTAAGACAAAAAATGAGGACTACAAGGCTGATGGACTACATTCAGATGTCTTTGTTATCTTTAATGTCGAGGAAAATGTTGCAGTGATCGGCGGCACATGGTATGGTGGCGAGATGAAAAAAGGTATTTTTTCTATGATGAACTACTGGTTGCCACTTGAGGGCAAGCTAAGCATGCACTGCTCTGCAAACGTAGGCGAAAAAGGTGATACAGCGCTATTTTTTGGCCTATCTGGCACTGGTAAAACGACACTTTCAACCGATCCAAAACGCAAGCTAATAGGAGATGACGAGCATGGCTGGGACGATGATGGCGTGTTTAACTTTGAGGGTGGCTGCTACGCAAAATGTATAAACCTTGATCCAAGTAGCGAACCAGAAATTTACGCAGCGATCAGGCGTGATGCGCTACTTGAAAATGTCGTGGCTGACGAAAATGGCGTGGTTGATTACAAAGATGGCTCAAAGACTGAAAACACACGCGTGAGCTATCCGATCTATCACATCGACAACTACGAGCCAAGCTCAAGCGCTGGTCATCCAAAAAATATCATCTTTTTAAGTGCTGACGCTTTTGGCGTGCTCCCTCCAGTTGCAAAGCTGACAAAAGAGCAGGCGATGTATTATTTCTTAAGTGGCTACACAGCAAAAGTTGCTGGCACAGAGCGCGGTATAACTGAGCCAGTCGCTACTTTTAGCGCTTGCTTTGGCGAGCCATTTATGCCACTTCATCCAACTGTCTATGCAAAATTGCTTGGCGAAAAGATAGATAAGCACGGCGTAAATGTC
This is a stretch of genomic DNA from Campylobacter concisus. It encodes these proteins:
- a CDS encoding F0F1 ATP synthase subunit C → MKKIVFLILGLAAFAFGADGEMIRSYSVIAGGIGLGLAALGGAIGMGNTAAATISGTARNPGVGSKLMTTMFIALAMIEAQVIYALVITLIVLYANPMLG
- a CDS encoding sodium-dependent transporter, translated to MINEKFSKIGFVLAMAGSAVGLGNAWKFPTMVGNNGGSAFIILYLLLTFAIAFVAFLAELSIGKLGESDVVSSIYKLAPKHKKIWSLSGFFMIGAILIASFYMVVIGWILKYIYLGFSPLLADTKEAAAQFNTLLSNDLSSAIVCFSLVFLMVFFAVSKGVKSGIEKLNIWMMPGLFILLVCILFYAISMGDGFVKAAKFLFVPNFSAITPDVVLQALGLAFFSLSMGVGVIPTYAANLPEQTNLIKSTLSIIFINILIGIIMGLVVFTFIFAYGADSTASGPGLIFISLVTLFAKLGIVGNIMAIAFFVSLLFAGVTSAVSMIEPFAYYLVRKFEISRKMALVYIGIFVYILGLFCIFSYYAQTANIFSIFGKPVFDALDFLTSNIMMPIGAIIFSFFVGYKLKKESLYLLFGEFMGKVFFEIWYFTLRYIVPVAICAIMIYQIAGK
- a CDS encoding sodium-dependent transporter, coding for MMDRFSKVGFVLSIIGAAIGLGNAWKFPYMVGSNGGSAFILIYLFFAFVVGLSIFFAEMAMGKISRLDTVGAFKSLAAKGANSWKFAGVVMVTGLFIASFYTLIIGWVLKYVILSLGELPKDMASSEALFVNFTSKGIEEQILYFSIAFFAYFFILTKGIKSGIERINVYLIPALFILLLLMLGYSFGMNGFDEAAKFLLVPDFSKIDQSAILNALGLAFFTMCIGIGCILTYSSSLGNDTNLFTSSLYVVFANIIISVIIGLIVFTFTYEFGSEPSKGAGLAFISLPTLFAKLGLLGNFLAFAFFTSLFFAGITSVISLVEPFIFFLNKSLGFSRNRSIIIVGAVVYLLGILCALSGIGDFKEALTFFGKSFFDLLDYLSSNIMLPLGGIIFAIFVGYFMKFELLKELFLPYMGEIVFKIWYFLIRFVAPVLVFVVLVREIA
- a CDS encoding sodium-dependent transporter produces the protein MAKEQFSKIGYVLAVAGSAVGLGNAWKFPYMVGENGGSAFVILYLLITFLVGIPIFMAELSIGKLSESDSVNAFRKLADKNKNLWQLVGILAMVTAAIISSYYIVIIGWVFKYFTLSFTGLPNDIESSKVIFNELLTHGLGEQTLYFVIAFVACFFILSKGVKSGIEKLNVWMMPSLFIMVLIMLIFSMTMNGFTKSAEFLLVPDFSKISFNSLLLALGLAFWTLSLGMAAIITYSASLSDDTNLATSTLSIVFINIVLAIMMGLVIFTFIFEFGAEPSQGPGLVFISLPTLFAKLGVIGQILAVAFFAALIFAGITSAISIVEPFVFFLIREYGISRIKALSIVGAGVFVLGFLCLLSNIENVGDKFMLFGKNFFDFLDFTASNVLLPISGIGGAIFVGYFMKREALYVLFSPYMSDFVFSAWYFLLRYVAPVCVFIIMINKLFF
- a CDS encoding TRAP transporter small permease subunit, translating into MQKVEKFFDKVGDIVGYICMFVMALMIIDVFFNVVARYFFSYGNVAFQELEWHFFAVIFLLGMSYALKEDAHVRVDIFYAKFSPKNKALVNMIGTVIFVIPFALLVSNLSFEFVSDAYTSAEASADPGGLTHRWIIKALIPFSFYLLVFFAIGFFIRNFNLYKKAKKGE
- a CDS encoding TRAP transporter large permease, which gives rise to MAGLIMFIAALLMLGIGFPVAFTFGAVSMIFGMIGSIVESIGDGDGLLGSIEVFKDMFNFMPYRIFSIMESRIFIAVPLFVFMGVVLQKSKLAERLLESMGMLFGEIRGGIAISTILVGALLAASTGVVGASVVAMGVISLPVMLKYKYDQALGCGTICAAGTLGQIIPPSIVLIILGDIFSVPVGELFHQAIIPGLTLVAVYIIYILIVAYLKPDTAPVVKDESGVSKFKQIMRALIAIFPPLLLVICVLGSIFAGIATPTESSAFGCVGAIILAIFYRTFSFSMIKEALAESVKTTALVFAILVGATAFSMVFSYTGGDEIVEKFMTNLPGEKWGFIIFSMVVIFVLGFFIDFVEISYIVLPILVPIAAKLGINPIYLAILVAMNLQTSFLTPPFGFSLFFLRSVAPAEIKTTAIYKGVVPYIFIQLAVLVFFCVFLMELKPMLDASHGGLLNFLLSLFK
- a CDS encoding biotin/lipoyl-containing protein, which codes for MAKKFIDVMDTTFRDGFQSVYGARVLMNDFLPALEAAKEAGIEHFEFGGGARFQSLYFYLNEDAFAMMDKFRSIVGPKANLQTLSRGVNTVTLDTGSRELIDLHAKLFKKHGTTTIRNFDALNDVENLKYSGERIAHHGLKHEVVVTMMDLPSGCVGAHDVKFYEKILREILDANIPYHSVCFKDASGTSSPQKVYETIKMARKLLPEKTHIRLHTHETAGVSVACYLAALEAGVDGIDLAASPVSGGTSQPDILTMLHAVKGKNYDLGGLDVEKILKYESVLNDCLKEYFLPPEAVQVSPLIPFSPMPGGALTANTQMMRDNNILDKFPEVILAMREVVQKGGYGTSVTPVSQFYFQQAFNNVMFGKWKKIAEGYGKMVLGYFGKTPVTPDKEIIKLASEQLGLKPTTKHAVDIADKDESKSLAHVKEILKQNNIKTTEENIFIAAACKEKGIAFLKGEAKVNVRKIDPNAKANEGRQTQSGRYSVVVNGSRYNVEVSEGFNDGIQVKSITGVEGKSVKNTKSAAAGATENDIVASLPGAVHKILVSPGDQVKKGQAVVVLEAMKMEIEVKAPKDGVIGSIEVSKGQSVANNQVVAKFK
- the pckA gene encoding phosphoenolpyruvate carboxykinase (ATP), giving the protein MNKLDELGLKEIKKINHNLSYDELFELEKTNNEGRVSSNGTFMVDTGIFTGRSPKDKYFVKQDPSQKYIAWGKINQPITKELFDKLLKKAKEQLSGKEIFIQDAFCGASKKSQKSVRFVTEVAWQAHFVKNMFIRPSEAELAKFEPDFVVYNACKTKNEDYKADGLHSDVFVIFNVEENVAVIGGTWYGGEMKKGIFSMMNYWLPLEGKLSMHCSANVGEKGDTALFFGLSGTGKTTLSTDPKRKLIGDDEHGWDDDGVFNFEGGCYAKCINLDPSSEPEIYAAIRRDALLENVVADENGVVDYKDGSKTENTRVSYPIYHIDNYEPSSSAGHPKNIIFLSADAFGVLPPVAKLTKEQAMYYFLSGYTAKVAGTERGITEPVATFSACFGEPFMPLHPTVYAKLLGEKIDKHGVNVYLVNTGWSGGAYGVGKRMSIKATRACINAILDGSITKCEFENFDKFNFAIPKELDGVETKLLNPINTWTHPAEYNASRDKLAKMFVENFKRYEDVKEGVEYAKAGPKA